A genome region from Setaria italica strain Yugu1 chromosome III, Setaria_italica_v2.0, whole genome shotgun sequence includes the following:
- the LOC101757543 gene encoding 22 kDa alpha-zein 8: protein MAAKIFALFTLLALSVSAATAVFIPQGSLAAAAAIPQYLPHVTALGYENPIVQSNRLQQALAANILSSPALFLQQPWALSQQQSLAHVTVQSITAQQQQYLPAFSQLALASPAAYWQQQQLLPFNQLAVANAYWQQQQLRPFNQLAIANPAAYWQQQQQLPFNPLRLANSATYWQQQQLLSVNPLGVMNPTAFRQQPIIGSAIF from the coding sequence ATGGCAGCAAAGATATTTGCTCTTTTTACgctccttgccctttcggtgAGCGCTGCCACTGCAGTCTTTATTCCGCAGGGATCcctagctgctgctgccgctatTCCACAATACCTCCCACACGTGACAGCCTTGGGATATGAAAATCCAATTGTGCAGTCCAACAGGCTACAACAGGCGCTCGCCGCAAACATCTTATCATCACCGGCACTCTTCCTACAACAACCATGGGCCCTATCGCAGCAGCAATCCCTCGCACATGTGACAGTACAGAGCATCACCGCACAACAGCAACAATATCTACCAGCGTTCAGCCAACTAGCCCTGGCTAGCCCTGCCGCCTActggcaacagcaacagctgcTTCCATTCAACCAGCTAGCTGTGGCAAATGCCTACTGGCAGCAACAGCAGCTCCGTCCATTCAACCAACTGGCTATTGCAAACCCTGCTGCCTACtggcagcaacagcaacagctgcCATTCAACCCATTACGTTTGGCCAACTCTGCTACGTactggcaacaacaacaactgctTAGTGTCAACCCACTGGGTGTGATGAATCCCACCGCTTTCAGGCAGCAACCCATCATTGGCTCGGCTATCTTCTAG